From Actinosynnema mirum DSM 43827, a single genomic window includes:
- a CDS encoding phosphatidylinositol-specific phospholipase C domain-containing protein, with protein sequence MKRLITAVVLLLLVAVPLPASAATATGATAVGVHNSYEKGTAPYLVDVLDKRPGLVEIDVWTNFLFTNDFKVSHDPGSNNNCANASTYEQLRTGARDQNLAMCLRNVRLWHDRNPNHPPVVLKLEFKNGFDGRGGFGAPQFDQVVANNLGRDVVFGPSDLKGSHATLDAAARAGAWPSRSALAGKFVLLAETGTFEAGNPFDSYHTDLEVADHLISANAAGALGSTTVFPAINGASQTDPRTGARGGARAPWFVAFDGSASAYASYPGDSYLGGHYLVVMTDAHSVAPAIDSRTPSVADAQARVRLLAGKGATIVSSDWVDPAVVGYSA encoded by the coding sequence ATGAAGCGCTTGATCACGGCGGTGGTGCTGCTCCTGCTGGTGGCCGTCCCCCTGCCCGCGTCCGCCGCCACGGCGACCGGTGCGACGGCCGTCGGCGTGCACAACTCCTACGAGAAGGGCACGGCCCCCTACCTGGTGGACGTGCTCGACAAGCGACCCGGCCTGGTCGAGATCGACGTCTGGACGAACTTCCTGTTCACCAACGACTTCAAGGTCAGCCACGACCCCGGCAGCAACAACAACTGCGCGAACGCCTCGACCTACGAGCAGCTGCGGACCGGGGCGCGCGACCAGAACCTCGCGATGTGCCTGCGGAACGTGCGGCTGTGGCACGACCGCAACCCGAACCACCCGCCGGTGGTGCTGAAGCTGGAGTTCAAGAACGGCTTCGACGGCCGCGGCGGGTTCGGCGCGCCCCAGTTCGACCAGGTCGTGGCGAACAACCTGGGCCGGGACGTGGTGTTCGGGCCGTCCGACCTGAAGGGCTCGCACGCGACGCTGGACGCGGCGGCGCGGGCGGGCGCGTGGCCGTCGCGGTCGGCGCTGGCCGGGAAGTTCGTGCTGCTGGCCGAGACCGGCACGTTCGAGGCGGGCAACCCGTTCGACAGCTACCACACCGACCTGGAGGTGGCGGACCACCTGATCTCGGCGAACGCGGCCGGGGCGCTCGGCTCCACCACGGTGTTCCCGGCGATCAACGGCGCCTCGCAGACCGACCCGCGCACGGGCGCGCGCGGCGGCGCGAGGGCCCCGTGGTTCGTGGCGTTCGACGGGAGCGCGAGCGCGTACGCGAGCTACCCCGGCGACTCGTACCTGGGCGGGCACTACCTGGTGGTCATGACGGACGCGCACTCGGTCGCCCCGGCGATCGACAGCCGCACGCCGTCGGTCGCGGACGCGCAGGCCAGGGTGCGGCTGCTGGCGGGCAAGGGCGCGACGATCGTGTCGAGCGACTGGGTCGACCCGGCGGTGGTCGGGTACTCGGCCTAG
- the paaZ gene encoding phenylacetic acid degradation bifunctional protein PaaZ has protein sequence MPVLRSYVSGRWHTPTTEGAPLHDAVTGEEIARISSDGVDMGAALRHGREVGGPALRELTFHQRGALLKALASHLREHRDELYELSARTGATRTDSMVDVDGGIGVLFTYSSKARRELPNDRVLVDGAVEPLGRGGTFAGVHIATPLRGVAVQINAFNFPVWGPLEKFAPAFVAGVPTLIKPASPTAYLTERLVELVLGSGLLPEGSLQLVCGSAGDLLDHLTEQDLVGFTGSAATAARLRTHPAVVRSSVRFTAEADSLNCSVLGPDAEPGTPEFDLFVKQLVSEMTVKAGQKCTAIRRALVPEPLLDAVAEAASARLGRVVVGNPASSGVRMGALANLEQREEVRRALKSLVSAGRIVHGSPDRVDVVDADPERGAFLSPVLLTADPDRAQPHEVEAFGPVSTLLPYRDAAHAVELAARGAGSLVGSVVSHDADFVREVVLGVAPWHGRLLVLDRDDAGESTGHGSPLPTLVHGGPGRAGGGEELGGVRGVLHHLQRTAVQGSPDVLTAVTGRWTTGAKRTAGDEHPFRKSLARLAIGDSITAGPRAVSQADVEHFAEFTGDTFYAHTDDAAAAANPFFGARVAHGYLVVSLAAGLFVSPEPGPVLANYGLENLRFLTPVFFGDELTVTLTAKQITPREDQEYGEVRWDADVVNQKGESVAKYDVLTLVAKEG, from the coding sequence ATGCCCGTCCTGCGCAGCTACGTCTCCGGTCGATGGCACACCCCCACCACCGAGGGGGCGCCACTGCACGACGCGGTCACCGGCGAGGAGATCGCCCGCATCAGCTCCGACGGCGTGGACATGGGGGCCGCGCTGCGCCACGGGCGCGAGGTCGGCGGACCGGCGCTGCGGGAGCTGACCTTCCACCAGCGCGGGGCGCTGCTCAAGGCGCTGGCCTCGCACCTGCGCGAGCACCGCGACGAGCTCTACGAGCTGTCCGCCCGCACCGGCGCGACCCGCACCGACTCGATGGTCGACGTGGACGGCGGCATCGGCGTCCTGTTCACCTACTCCAGCAAGGCCCGCCGCGAGCTGCCGAACGACCGGGTGCTGGTCGACGGCGCGGTGGAGCCGCTGGGCAGGGGCGGCACGTTCGCGGGCGTGCACATCGCCACCCCGCTGCGGGGCGTGGCCGTGCAGATCAACGCGTTCAACTTCCCGGTGTGGGGGCCGCTGGAGAAGTTCGCGCCCGCGTTCGTCGCGGGCGTGCCCACGCTGATCAAGCCCGCCTCGCCCACCGCCTACCTCACCGAGCGCCTCGTCGAGCTGGTGCTGGGCTCCGGGCTGCTCCCGGAGGGCTCGCTGCAACTGGTGTGCGGCAGCGCCGGGGACCTGCTGGACCACCTCACCGAGCAGGACCTGGTGGGCTTCACCGGGTCCGCCGCCACCGCCGCGAGGCTGCGCACCCACCCCGCCGTGGTGCGCTCCTCGGTCCGGTTCACCGCCGAGGCGGACTCGCTCAACTGCTCCGTCCTCGGCCCCGACGCCGAGCCCGGCACCCCCGAGTTCGACCTGTTCGTCAAGCAGCTCGTGTCCGAGATGACGGTCAAGGCAGGCCAGAAGTGCACCGCGATCCGGCGCGCGCTGGTCCCCGAGCCGCTGCTCGACGCCGTCGCCGAGGCCGCGTCCGCCAGGCTGGGGCGCGTGGTGGTCGGCAACCCGGCCAGCAGCGGCGTCCGGATGGGCGCGCTGGCGAACCTGGAGCAGCGCGAGGAGGTCCGCAGGGCGCTCAAGTCGCTGGTGTCGGCCGGGCGGATCGTGCACGGCTCCCCGGACCGGGTGGACGTGGTCGACGCCGACCCGGAGCGCGGCGCGTTCCTGTCCCCGGTGCTGCTGACCGCCGACCCCGACCGGGCGCAGCCGCACGAGGTGGAGGCGTTCGGGCCGGTGTCCACGCTGCTGCCGTACCGGGACGCCGCGCACGCGGTGGAGCTGGCGGCACGCGGCGCGGGCAGCCTGGTCGGGTCGGTCGTCTCGCACGATGCGGACTTCGTGCGCGAGGTCGTGCTCGGCGTCGCCCCCTGGCACGGCAGGCTCCTCGTGCTCGACCGGGACGACGCGGGCGAGTCCACCGGCCACGGCTCGCCGCTGCCGACCCTCGTGCACGGCGGCCCCGGCCGGGCGGGCGGCGGCGAGGAGCTGGGTGGGGTGCGCGGCGTGCTGCACCACCTGCAGCGCACCGCGGTGCAGGGCAGCCCGGACGTGCTGACCGCCGTCACCGGCCGCTGGACCACCGGGGCCAAGCGCACGGCGGGCGACGAGCACCCGTTCCGGAAGTCGTTGGCGCGCTTGGCGATCGGTGACTCGATCACCGCCGGTCCGCGCGCCGTGAGCCAGGCCGACGTGGAGCACTTCGCCGAGTTCACCGGCGACACGTTCTACGCGCACACCGACGACGCGGCGGCCGCCGCGAACCCGTTCTTCGGCGCGCGGGTGGCCCACGGCTACCTGGTGGTCTCGCTCGCGGCCGGGCTCTTCGTGTCCCCGGAGCCCGGCCCGGTGCTGGCCAACTACGGGCTGGAGAACCTGCGGTTCCTGACCCCGGTGTTCTTCGGCGACGAGCTGACCGTGACGTTGACGGCCAAGCAGATCACCCCGCGCGAGGACCAGGAGTACGGCGAGGTCCGGTGGGACGCGGACGTGGTGAACCAGAAGGGCGAGTCGGTGGCGAAGTACGACGTGCTCACGCTGGTGGCCAAGGAGGGCTGA
- a CDS encoding glycoside hydrolase family 16 protein, translating to MRKRVAVGALALALGLAAAPLTAIGAQQPAQYQKAAAQAGKVIWEDNFDGSAGQRVNSSKWNTETGDNFGNNREHQYYTDSAGNAALDGSGNLVITAKKENPANYNCWYGRCQYTSARINTSGKFTTTYGKVEARMKLPRGKGIWPAFWMLGQDIGSNPWPNSGEIDIMEFLGHEQNKVYGTIHGPGYSGAGGVGGSYTGPNFADGFHTFAVEWAPNSIKWLVDGNVFFQTTPASVNGNRWVFDKPFFVILNLAVGGEWPGYPDASTQFPQQMLVDYVRVTDTSGDNGGGGGGGNPGVVKSGRVTGLGGKCLDVPWANSASGTPIQVVSCNGNAAQNWTFYTDGSIRALGKCLDVSNSGKADGTVIQLWDCNGTGAQKWAVSGANDVVNINADKCLDIKGNTSADGTRVQLWTCTGAANQKWNAFV from the coding sequence ATGCGGAAGCGAGTAGCGGTGGGCGCGCTGGCGCTCGCCCTGGGTCTGGCGGCTGCGCCGTTGACCGCCATCGGGGCGCAGCAGCCCGCGCAGTACCAGAAGGCCGCCGCCCAGGCGGGCAAGGTCATCTGGGAGGACAACTTCGACGGCTCCGCCGGGCAGCGGGTCAACTCCTCGAAGTGGAACACCGAGACCGGTGACAACTTCGGCAACAACCGCGAGCACCAGTACTACACCGATTCAGCGGGCAACGCGGCGCTGGACGGGTCGGGCAACCTGGTGATCACGGCCAAGAAGGAGAACCCCGCCAACTACAACTGCTGGTACGGCCGCTGCCAGTACACCTCGGCGCGGATCAACACCTCCGGCAAGTTCACGACCACGTACGGCAAGGTCGAGGCGCGGATGAAGCTGCCGCGCGGCAAGGGCATCTGGCCCGCGTTCTGGATGCTGGGCCAGGACATCGGCTCGAACCCGTGGCCGAACAGCGGCGAGATCGACATCATGGAGTTCCTGGGCCACGAGCAGAACAAGGTCTACGGCACCATCCACGGCCCCGGCTACTCGGGCGCGGGCGGCGTCGGCGGCTCCTACACCGGCCCGAACTTCGCGGACGGCTTCCACACCTTCGCGGTGGAGTGGGCGCCGAACTCGATCAAGTGGCTGGTCGACGGCAACGTCTTCTTCCAGACCACCCCGGCGTCGGTGAACGGCAACCGGTGGGTGTTCGACAAGCCGTTCTTCGTGATCCTGAACCTCGCGGTCGGCGGCGAGTGGCCGGGCTACCCGGACGCCAGCACCCAGTTCCCGCAGCAGATGCTCGTGGACTACGTGCGGGTCACCGACACCAGCGGTGACAACGGCGGCGGTGGCGGTGGCGGCAACCCCGGCGTGGTCAAGAGCGGCCGGGTCACCGGGCTCGGCGGCAAGTGCCTCGACGTGCCGTGGGCCAACAGCGCCAGCGGCACCCCGATCCAGGTCGTCTCCTGCAACGGCAACGCCGCGCAGAACTGGACCTTCTACACCGACGGCTCGATCCGCGCGCTGGGCAAGTGCCTGGACGTGTCGAACAGCGGCAAGGCCGACGGCACCGTCATCCAGCTCTGGGACTGCAACGGCACCGGGGCGCAGAAGTGGGCGGTCAGCGGCGCGAACGACGTCGTGAACATCAACGCCGACAAGTGCCTGGACATCAAGGGCAACACCAGCGCCGACGGCACGCGCGTCCAGCTGTGGACCTGCACCGGCGCGGCGAACCAGAAGTGGAACGCCTTCGTCTGA